The following is a genomic window from Rhododendron vialii isolate Sample 1 chromosome 9a, ASM3025357v1.
CATCATGACTTTGAGATTATCACTTATCCCTGATGATTAATGTTTTTGGAACAATTGAGCAAGGTTAGATTATCATtaatcaaaaattctaaaaggGTATATGTGAAATTTTAAAGATAATTTGGAAAGATATACAAAAGCCTTTCagagtttattttttcaattatttaaaATTATCCTTTCATGATCAGCTTATCTGTGActagaattttaattttagGCATAACCTGTCGATTTTATTACTAGTTTTTACCCTTTTAAGAAAACCTCTCAGATAGAAGATAACCTTGGATAACTCGCacgagtgttttttttttttttttgatcggaaatttttttttcattatcatAACGCTAAAAATGATCTTTACAATAGGAAAAGATACATGTTGTATGTGTTTGCTCTGTTAAGGTACTATCAGCAGAAGTTGAACACGAGACTGTCAAATTAACGGGTGGTCATTACAAATCTTAATTGATAAGCTACGCAGAAGCCTCCTATCCCCAGCTTAATAGAAAAGAGAAGCCGCCTTATCATCAGTGGCGTTGGCGTAAGTTTTCATTCCTTCTACCCAGATTCCTAGAAAACAACGTTTCGACTTACAATTGTTGAGCATATAGCTAGCCTTCTTTTTAAGCGAAGATCAAACTAGTTTTAGCGGAAGATCAATTGTGGATGACAACCGTACCCACACTGGGCATATTCCAACCAAAGCCATACAAATGGCTCTGGAAATCCAGTAGGACACTTGACAAATACAAAAACCTTTAACCGTCGAGCATATGAATATTTTCACCGGCATTACTTGGCATACACACAAACGCTTCACTCAACTGgctttgatcaaaaaaattccaTATTGAACAGACGGCCGGTAGTTCATAATTCACAGCCATAATTGGCTTGAACTCATACTTCATGGTTAAGTTTTTCACCATTCTTAACCAATACAAGTACTGGAGCGGGGAGAGATCATTTTCTTCTTCGACCATCCGTGGTCTAATTGACAAAACTCTAGTCGAATGATTATTTTCATGAGACTCGACTTGCTTTGAGTTTCGAACTTTCAAGCCATTTAAGTTTTATAGTTGCCGGCtcttcaaaaaatgaatttttgcccCCCTGCAAATTCAATATCCAAAAGAGGGCAATGGATGGCCATCATCGTAATTAAAACCACCAAACAACCACCCAAATTCAATAGTGGATGCATGGTGGCAGTGGATTGGAAGCAAAAGTACCAAGTACAACATCCTTGTAGTGGATCGGAAGCAAGCCAAGGCAGTGGATAAAAAGTACTAAGATCCTTGTGGATCGGAAGCAAAAGTACCCAAGCCAAGGCAGTGGGTCGGAAGCAGAAGTACTAAGTACAACATCCTTGTAGAAGATAGTATCGACAGGCCTTGATTACAGATGGTAGTGGCCGTACAATGCTCAACTACCACAATTAATGGTGGTAATGGACATCTTTTGCTCGTTTCTCTTTTGTgaactcttttttgttttttctcttttcgacGGCACACATTTTTTTAGTCTGTCATAGCTGGAAACATCCTCTGAGCAGCAAAAGCAGAGTTGATAGTCCCTCCTAAGACATTACCAGAATAGTAAGGCAAAAAGGAGCACAGTCACGAATAAAAACAAACTAGATCCACCTTGAGGCCCTTACTTTCACTTTAGTAGGCAAATATATTAGGGCCTTTTCAGCAACTTTCCTTCTGGATtgtgtagggggccgaaatatccgaaggatcATAGGGTCCACGAGGTCCAAAAAAGGGAATAAAGGTTCACACGCTGTTTGACCCGTCGTCCagctgtctcagttcatctgtaaatGGGGGTGAGCTTCGGCCTATTGTGTCATTAGTAatccgaaggatagacggaTCCCCGTGAACTTTTCCAAACGTTGCGTGCCTTTTCCGAACGTAAATGTATTTGAGTTCGCTCGGTGATCTTTCCAAACGCTCGGGGATGTCCTCTTGTTCGGATAAGTTGTTCTTCGGAAAGAACACCAGACGCCCGGAGCTTCTTCGTGTGTCAGAAGTGGGCTCCACCGAGTACAGACGATTATGAAACCTTCCAAAAATATCTTTTCATAAGTAAGCTGTcctttctgatattcgaagtgacatctctgaacgatgtgacctctctgacatcaacccatgtggctctgtaaGGCttgggaagtggtgttcattaaatggccctaCTACttgacgtcatccgagcagtaCGCGACACGTGGAAACTAaagccaacttgctcagcactcaaCCCTTTcacctataaatagaagggtaTTACCACCAAGAAAGGGGATCAGAAAATCTTCTTCTAAACTATCTTCTCTCCTATATTGTCATATTTcttacaaaaactttttttttcttcacttactgactagttcgtcggagcttcttcccggaggaacatcccCCTCCGGTTTTGCAGGTACATCGAGTCCAGCGTCATCTTTCACGGCCCCAAACGCGGAGACAGCTATACATGAAGGATCATAAAGAAAACCaaccccacaattggcgactctacTGGGGAAGACACTTAAAGTTCTGGGGTGTTTTTTGTGTTCTTCGTGTTCATAACACGAGTTGAGGGCCTGATACGATCTTCAGCTCAAATTCTGCCTGTTCCTCTCGTTTGAACGGAACAAATGACTTAACATCTCTCACCTCCGGGTCCAGAGAACTTCACCCTTGGATTGGAGGGTTATGGGTCTATCAACCTCGAGCCCCATCAGGCGGCTAGGACGGTTCCCTACGTGGcccgccaactttcttttccacccaCCGAGTTGGACATCGCCTTGGCGGAGCAGAAACGTCAGGCGGCGGTTATTGCCCTGCTTCAACAACGGCTGGAGGAGCGGGACGGAGGAATGATCGTAATCCCTACACCCGGGCATCCAGCCGAGCCTAACCGACCGAAGGGACCCCGCAAATGAAGCAGACCGTCTCGTCCCGCCCGAACGGCTGAACTCGCCGTTTCCAAGCGACGAACTGTCTTTGAGCGTCTTGACCAAGGAGCTTCACGACCTCGGCTGACGAGCATTATTCGTGCCGACAGTTCACGATCTTTGGCTACAGGTTCTACAGCCAGAACCAATAAGGAAGGCGCGTTAGCACGAGCGAAACTTCATTCTGAACGGCAACCGAGTCCAAAAAATGGGAAGAGGCCCGTCGATCTAAACGATCCACCTCGGCGCACACACACCAGCAGCAACCGGGAATATTCGGTACGATCCCGACATAATTCCGAACGCCATGACGAGCGACACTCGGCTAACTCTGGCAGTCGCCACCGAACAGATAGACGAGGAAACCGTTCGGAGCACGATAATACGATTATCCTATACGATCAGTTTATAGGCTTGCCAACCATGTATAAACCCGTCGACCCAGGTCTTCAACCTCGGCACGCTCCTTTGACAGGCTCGAGAAGAGAGGCGCGTGCGCCTTCGGTTTTAGCCACTCGACGACCGAAGGAGAAAGAGGAGCATCACCGGCACCATCGACGGGAACGAAGAAAGACTCCAGAGCCGCGTGCTGAAGTTCCTCTCCCTAATGTCCCACAAACCCCAGTTCAAGAAGATAATTCGAAGCTCaggaaggcaaaggcttcccccttcgtggatgcTGTCCAACAGGAGTAGCCACCGGACAGGTTCGTCATGCTGAAGCTGAAACGTTACGAGGCGAAGGAGGACGCAGTCGCGTTTGTTTGTCGCTTTAGATAAACTATGAGCCTTCATAACTTTTCTGACGCCCTTATGTGCAAGATCTTCCCACTCACTCTTAGCGAGCCAATCATGTTATGGTATAATCAGTTGAAATCCAAATCTATCACTTGCTTCAACGAACTAGAGTTGGAATTTAGTAAACGTTTTGTAAACAGTAACATTCAACCGAAGACATTATCTATGCTGGTAAACATGCGGAGAGCGGCTTGAGAAACCCTGCGGCTTTATACCGAGCGTTACTGGGAGGTCTATAATCTTATCCCAGACTGTGATCAAGGAGTCGCGGCTGAGTCTTTTATGAACGGGTTGGATCTAGCCTCGGCAATGTTCCGTGATCTCTCACGTAATCCGCCTAAGACAATGGGAGAGCTCATGGCCATAATCGAGAAGGATTGCATTCACAAAGAAGCCATGGCCGAGCGACATACACCAAAGGCTCCAGAACCTGCCAAAACAACTGGGCCGAAGAAGTAAGTATCAAACGTTCGCCAGgggcaaggaggccagggcAGTTCAGGCCAAGCGACCAACAAGCCGATCAACAAGGGTCGACCTCCACAGCACCCTCAACCACAATCGTGGCAGCAAACGAAAAGAGAACCACGGCCAGACGAGTACGTGGCCGAGCATACGACATTCACCGAACCTATCTACAAACTCCTCAACATCATCGGCAAATTgccattctttgtttggccaacggtACTCTTAGGCACAGTCGGGAGCGGACCAGGGATGTGTACATATCACAAGGAGCGCGGCCACTACACTACGCAATGCCCACCTTTCAAATGGTATCTAGAAGAGCTTGCAGCAGCTGGGCATCTAAATCAGTGGATTAATGTTCGGCGAAGTCCACTTCCAGCACCTCCCCCTATTATCGGCAATCTCGTAAGCGTTATACAAGGATTGGTTTCCGAAGGAAGGGCAGCCGAGCTTCGTTCAGAAATTGACAGAGCCGTCACCTCTTTATTCGTTTGCAACGTTGGCGCTTCGGGAAAGCGAAAATGGGAAGATCCGAGCTTCGGCAACGCTATTACTTTTTCTTCCGACGACTTGAAAGGAGTGCAACTTCCTCATACGAACGCCCTCGTTGTTACTGTTGCTATTGAAAAATCAACCGTTCAACGGGTATTGAtagatcaaggaagctcggcggaCGTAATATTTTATTCAACCTTCCAGAGCCTCGGATTGTCTCCCGCTCAACTTCGGACAGCGTCTACTCCCCTCGTCAGTTTTACTGGAGCCTCGGTTTGGCCACTCGGCTTGATTACTTTCCCTGTGCGGGCTGGATCACGGGTTCTTGAGATCGAGTTTGTGGTGGTCGCTTCTCCCAGCCCCTACAACGTAATACtcggtcgaacctggctgcacGAGATGAAAGCAGTCGCTTCTACCTTTCACCAGGTGGTAAAGTTTGTTGGATGGAATGGTCGTCAGGAAAGCCTCCGAGGGGACCAAATCCAgtcaaagaaatgctacatcagcactATGACAAACAAACAGAGCTATAAGGATGTACAATGCGTGGCGGCCACTCCCGTTCCAGTAACTGAAGATGTTGGTGTGCCGGCCGAACAAAAATATATCGAGGAGTTGATACGTTTTTCAATTCCCGGGGGCgaggaagatattttttaattgggagtTCTCTGAGCGTGGCCGAACGCGAGGAGATGTATGACTTCTTAATGCGAAACATAGAAGTATTCGCTTGGACTCCGAAAGACATGCCGGGTGTAGATCCCACGTTCGCCGTGCACGCATTAAATGTTGATCCAAGTAGAAGGCCCGTGGTGCAGAAAGTCTGACGCTCGTCCGCCGCACACGTCGAAGCCAtgatggtggaagtagatcaaCTATTAGAGGCTGGCGTCATTCGAGAAGTTTTATATCCCTCTTGGCTTGCCAATCCAGTGGTTGTgccgaagaaaaatgggaagctACGGGTTTGTGTGG
Proteins encoded in this region:
- the LOC131301602 gene encoding uncharacterized protein LOC131301602 gives rise to the protein MCTYHKERGHYTTQCPPFKWYLEELAAAGHLNQWINVRRSPLPAPPPIIGNLVSVIQGLVSEGRAAELRSEIDRAVTSLFVCNVGASGKRKWEDPSFGNAITFSSDDLKGVQLPHTNALVVTVAIEKSTVQRVLIDQGSSADVIFYSTFQSLGLSPAQLRTASTPLVSFTGASVWPLGLITFPVRAGSRVLEIEFVVVASPSPYNVILGRTWLHEMKAVASTFHQVVKFVGWNGRQESLRGDQIQSKKCYISTMTNKQSYKDVQCVAATPVPVTEDVGVPAEQKYIEELIRFSIPGGEEDIF